A stretch of DNA from Nitrososphaerota archaeon:
GCAGCATTAACAATCATCATAGTCGGGTTCGTACTTATCCCCGTCGCGCAAATACTACTGATAATAGCGTTTTTCTCAATTGTCGATGTGCCGCCGCAGTCACAATATCCTCCGCCACCACCATCCACATCGCCTCCACCTCCTCCTCCGCCTCCACCTCCTCCTGCTTGACCCGGCTCTGAATGTGTCATGTAAAACAGTAACCAGTGCCCCAGATTCTACAGTCTGATTTATCTGAAAGCACGGTATTAGTCAAAGTTAGGTGAGGCGTTCGGAACCAGCTAAACAGTCAGAACCCAAGGAAAAAGCGGCTAAGATATTATCTGATGTTCCTCCAAACAAAGGCTTCTACTTTCACTTAGGTGTAAACAACTACACCGGTCATCACGCTCAGAATCTAGCGCAGTTCAGCCAGCTCCTAGGGACTGTAGATCCGAGAGCAGTTGAATTCCATCTCGCAAGAAAAGATTTCGAAAACTGGGTGAGATCCTTAGGTGACAACGCGTTATCACTACAGCTAGCTAAGCTCAGAAGAAAGAAGGGGCTTTCAGGCGAACAGTTAAGATCTGAAACCCACCGCATCGTCGAAAAGCGGCTACATGCACTGGAAAAAGAAGCTGCACAATAACCCCGCAACAACAATAATATCAACAATTAACACCACTACGGAAACTCAACGCTATCGGATCCGGTTAGATCGGAATCCTAGTTTCTCCTTCACGAAGGTTAAATTGATTCTGCGGTTAGGGTTCGTCTCTCTTTCAAAGATTAGGAGTTTGCCGATTGTGCTTCCCGAGCCGCTGGTCATAATCTAAGTTCCAGATGGAAGGATCTGTTTCAAACGCTCCGGAGCCTCCTGTCGAGAATCAACTAGCTCGGCATCGATTCCACGGCCTCCAAGAGTTCCGATCGTTTTCTCTACCGTTTCACCGGTAGCAAGCCTATCCCAAACCATGCGATGCTTGATTCCACGGCAGTCTAAAAAAGATTAATCTTTCAGGTTCTTTTCGCTAAGATGATTAAGACTCAATTTAGGTAAGTCGTTAAGGATTTCAAATACAAAGACCTTATATTCCGAATGAAAACAACTAGAGCCTAACGTGTCCTCGCGAAGATATACGCTGAATTCAAAGGCTAGGTGGTGCTCTGCGGGGCTTTGCCTACTACTGCTTCTACCAGCCATAATTCTAACATCAGGCCTGTCAAGTGTTCCTCCTGCAGCAGCTCAGGGTGTTTCTCAGACGCAGAATTCAGATTACGTTTTGGCCACAAGATTCGCACCTGTCCTGCGCTTCACCAGCGGCGAAAAGTTTTACCCCACCTCTGTTGACTATATCATTTCGAACTCAATCGTTAAGCAGCGAAACCGAGGACAGCTACTACCAACCATAATAGATCCGGCACCCACCCCCTCGACCCTAGGGAAATACACGACCACCGAACTGTTCTTGGATAACAAGCTGGGCAGCTTTGAAAAGATAGCGGCCGATTACGCAGCTAAGGCGAAGAGCATAGGATACTACGCGTACGTTCACACCTTGAAAAGTAGCTCATCAACCGTGATTCAGTACTGGCTCTTCTACGCCTACAACAACGGTCCTATGAATGATCATCAAGGAGACATCGAAGTGATCGAGGTCTTCCTAGACAGCTCCGGAAATCCTTTGCAGGTTCTGCTCTCGCAGCACGGCTCCGGTGAGAACGCCGTCTGGAGTAACGTTGACAAGATCGATACACATCCAGAGGTTTACGTGGCGCAGGGAAGCCACGCCAACTACTTCAGACCCTACCAAGGAAAGGTCGGTCTCGAAAACGATGTTGTGGGGAACGACGGAATTACAATTATGCCCAGCGATCTTAAACTAGTTATTCTCGGAGAAAAAGGCAACCACCCCACTGATCAGAGTTGGCTTGATTTTCCGGGCCGCTGGGGATACTGGGGAACAGATGACGAAGTTGCACGGGGTTTAGCAGGCCCTTTGGGCGTAGTTTTCAATCAGGACGGAATTCGATGGGCAAGTCCTGTTAATTATCTTCGAAATACCTTAACTGTTGACAGCAACTACTTTATTTTAGCTTGGGTGGCCGCTAATGTTCTCCTCATCTTCGCAGCCTATACTGTAGTAAGGGGTGCTTGGAAGATAGTTGGGATCGTTAGGATGCGAAGGAACGGTGGTCTCATGGTCGGTAAGTTCCTCAAGAGCCGCGGCGGTGTCGGGCTTATACTGGGAATTGCGGCTATTGCAATTACATTGGTTGCGCTATCAACTCCTTGGTACAGCATCACCGCTTCTTCAGTGACGGGGCCTTTAGCTGGTGAGCGGCCTGTTGAACTGATGAATATTGACGGGGTGAATGGGCTGCAGGTTAACATGTTTCTAGGCAGCGACAGCGAATCATCATCTGGATACAGGAGTTTATTCTCCACCCAAATTCCCTTCGCCACAGTGATAGGCGCAGGAATCGTTATGTTAGCGCTTGACGTCATAGGGGTCAAAAGCGGCAAAAAAATGGGAAGAAAATTCATGGTAGGGGCAGTAACATCGCTTATTCCGTTCGTACTCATCTACGTCTTCATCTCTTCGCTGCCCTCGATCACACCCCTTGCGTCTCAGCTTAGCGGTGCCCAGAACATCCCAATTGAAGCTGTACAGACAATTCAGGACGTCTCGTCCAGCCCCATTTCAGGCACGGCTCAACAAATTTTTCCAACCGTAGGTGTAACTACTCTCAGATGGGGTTTCGGTCTAGGAGCCTACCTGTTCATCATAGCGGCTGTCCTAAGAATAATTGCGGGGTTCATGATGCGAAGCTCACCAGAACTCCAACAAGAAACTCCTGCTCCATCAACCGCCAGCCCAGTTCAGCCAACTCCGACCCAGCCGGCGCCGAAGCAACAAACCGCACCGACTACAGAAGCTGATGAAGAAGCCACGGCGGGAAGATACTGCTACAATTGCGGCAACAGGCTAAGATCTTCCGCCAAATTCTGCCCAAAGTGCGGCGCAGATCAAATCTAAAGTATCATTCTAATCCGCAAGCAAGGCGCAGTAACATAAACCGGAAGCCGCTGAGCCTCTAGTTTGAATTCAAACATTAGGCTCCGCTGCATACGGGAATTAAATTCACAAGTTGGATAAGATAAGATAGATTTATTTGATTGAAAAGTGCGCTTCTGGCGTCTCACTTGGGTGATTGGATCAGATGATAGTTGCAAACAGCATCATTGAGCTGATTGGGAATACTCCGATGGTCAAGTTGAACAAACTCGTAGGATCCGACGATGCTACACTGTACGCGAAGCTTGAGTGGTACAACATAGGCGGCTCAATTAAAGATAGGATGGCAAAATATCTCATAGAGTACGCTGAATCTGCTGGTAAGATGGACAAGGATAGAACGATTCTGGAAGCAACCTCAGGTAACACAGGTATAGCTCTAGCGATGATTGCTGCGTCAAAAGGCCATAAGATAGCGTTGGTCATGCCTGAATCAGTCAGCATAGAGCGTAGGAAAATCATCAAAGCCTATGGTGCGGAGCTAATTCTTTCTCCAGCCGCTCAGGGAACCGGGGGTGCTGTCGAGCTGAAGATGAAGATGCTTGAAGAGAACCCGGACAAATACATCGATGTGGATCAGTTCAAAGATCCGGCCAATATTCTGGCGCATTACCAGACAACCGGTAAGGAAATTCTTGATCAAACATGCGGAAAAGTTGACATGATAGTTGTCGGCGTCGGAACAGCCGGAACAGGTGTAGGTGTGAGCATGCGGGTGAAACAGTACAACAAGAACATCCAGGTTGTCGGCGTTTTACCGAAGCTAGGCGTCAGCATCCAGGGACTGCGGAACCCTGGTGAACTGAATCCGACTCAGCTGTTCAGAAAAGACAGTTTCGACGAGATCGTTGAGATCTCAAAGGAGGAGATGCCGACGATACTTGACGCTGCTAGGAGAGTAGCGAAAGAGGAGGGGTTGTTCGTGGGAATGAGCGCCGGAGCAATATTGCATGTTGCTCTGCAAAAAGCCAAGGATCTAGGTGCAGGAAAAGTGGTTGTGGCTGTGCTGCCGGATAACGGCGACAAATACCTCAGCACTCCACTCTTCGACCTATAAGCAAGCGACAGTCAACGGCTTGCAAAAATAATGCTTCATCCGCTTAGATTATCTCAGCTTCTAACTACCAGTTTTCCGAACATGTCGTAATGTCCTGTTCCGCAGACAACTGAGCAGCCGAAGTAGAACTCTCCAGCCTTATCTGCGAGAAACACTATAGTTGTTACTCTTCCTGCAGGGAGGCTTGTCTCAATATTGTAATCGGGGATAGAGAACCCATGTTCCTTGTAATTTGGATCTTTTTCTGTGCTGCTTGAAATTCTCAACATCACTATGTCTCCTCGATTCACCTCGATTATGTTTGGTTTGAAGGCCCATTGAGTAGCGTTAACGTCAATCACCTTTACATCGCTCTTCATCGCCGAGACGATTGATGCGGAGGTCTCTTTCGTTAAATTTCCTATCTTAGACAGATTCTCATATTTTGAGAGCAGCTCAGAATACTGCGTCCTGATCGTGTGAGTCTCGTTCGCAAGCTCAGCATTTCTTACTTCAAACCTGTAAACCTCGGGCTGAATCCAACTATACTCTAAAGCGGCGCCCACTGCTAAACCTAGGGTCAGTCCTACTAGAAGATAAAATGAAATTCGCATGTGTTCTTAAGACTAGAAAGAAGAACTTAGATTATAAAAGGATGATACATGCTGGGAGGAGAGCTGAAAACTTGGTCGGTTTGCATCGCTAAGGTGACTGCAGGTAATCTCGTGTTATCCGCTGATCTGGGTGATTGCCATTTCCGCATGCATGATAAGCATATCAGCCGCTGTTGGAGTTATATGATGTCCTTTCTGGGCTTCTAGCTCGTTTATTAGTGCGTTAAGTTTGTTTATTGCTGCGCCGTTGTTACCTTGTTGAAAAAGGGTGACAGCATTATCCGCCTTGGTTTGTAGGCTCTTGTAGATACCTTGATTGTTTATGTCCCCCATTTCATAGTGGTGAGTGATGCAGGTCGGCAGGCTGCCGAGGGGGTTGTCCGTTGGACAGATCATTTGCGCATGGGCTGGTGCGAGAAGGATCGTAGGGCTTAGTGCAATCAGTAGGAGCGCAAGATACGTAGAGGATTTGCCTGTCATTATGTGATCAAGTATTATGATCCGCATGCGAGAGATAAAGCTGCTGTTTGCGCTTTAGCAGGTTGTTCTGAAACGATGATATTTAAGTGCGGCTGATTTCTCAAATAACTCGATCTAAACCTAGTGATGAATTAGTTGAGGCTTATAGCTTATACTGGTAAAGGTGGGGTAGGCAAGTCAGTTATCTCGTCGGTGACTGGGCTTAGGTCAGCTCAGCTCGGATACAAGACTTTGGTGATGTCTTCAGATCCTTCTCACACTCTCTCAGATGTCTTCGAGGTGTCTGTGAGCGGTGATGAGACTAAGGTGAATGAGAACCTCTGGGTTGTACACATCGATCCTGTTGAGGAGGGAATGAAGCATTACTCTACCCTGATGGATTACGTGGTGGAGCTTTTCAAAGCTCGAGATGTGGACGAGACGATCGCGTATGAGTTAGCTAATTTTCCAGGTTCAACAGGCGCTGCCGCCCTGCTCAAAGCCTTCGAGTATCAGTCTAAAGATACATTTCAAGTCATCGTTATGGACATGGTTCCCTCCGGTGAAGCGCTTAGGCTGCTCTATATGCCGTTTCTGATCAGCCGCTTCAGCCGGCGAATTATGCGGCTTATCTCACCTGCCGCTAAGCTTGGGAAGATGGTTGAGCCGATGACCGGGATACCTGCGCCTACAAGCGAGATAATCGATAAGCAGGTTGAGCTGCTTGAAATGATGGACAAGGTCAGAGGGATGCTGACCAACTTTGAGACCACGAGTCTTCGGCTGGTGATGAACCCGGATAACTTCAGCATAGCGAATGCGAAGCGAACCTATATGCAGTCCTCTCTATACGGCGTAAACACCGATCTCGCGATCATTAATAAGCTGATGCCGCAGGAGGTTCAAGACCCATACTTCAAGAAGTGGAAGGAGATTCAGAGAAGCTACACGAGCCAAGTTAAGGCTGATTTGGCTCCGCTTCCAGTCAAGACTGTTCCTCTCTACGCTGAGGAGCTTCAAGGTATGGAGGGGTTGAAGCGGGCTGCCAAGGATCTCTTCGGAGACGAAGATCCGACTAAAGTGTATCATCAAGGTCAGCCGTTGAAGCTGGTTCAGAAGGAGAATGGTTTAGAGATGATTGTGTCAGCTAAGCTCGCGAAGAAGGAGGGCTTGCAGGTGGAGCGGATCGGTGACGAACTGATTATTCACTTGAAGACGGACAGCGGAAACGTCAAGATTTTGACTCCGTTACCCGCGATCACATTCAAATACAGCCTTAAAGGAGCGAAGCTTATTAACGGAAACCTCCATGTGTTTTTTGGTGAGTAGTAGAAGAATGGAGAAGCAGCACAGAGCTAAAGAAATGCCGCAGCCCTTTATCCCAGTACCGATACCTATGCTGGTTCCGATAACCCCCGGTGAATTCAAAGAAATCGTGAAACGTGTCTGGCCAGCAGAGTATGAAGAATCGCTTACTCATCTTCAGAACGCGCGGATCGAAGTGTTGAAAGCAGTGGATGCGATGATTAAGCAGCGCATCGAAGCACTGGAAAAACACAAGCTCGAAACTGAGAAACGTAAAGAAAAAGTTCAGGTAGAATAGTAACCGGCGGCAGCAACCAGATCATCACTAGGTTGCGTATTCATCTACTTACTATCCTGTTAAGTTGGATTTGATGGTGATTTCCGGTTTTTACGTTGGCTAGATCTCTACGCTCCTTACTTGCTGAGGAATCGCCAAGATAGGATTATTCCTACTGTTGCGAAGATGGCTGCGAAGCCGCCTAGGAATGCGTAGTCCAGCATTAGGCGGGACATGTCGGGATGGTATAGTAGGAGTTGGCGTGCCGCATCGGTTCCGTAGCTTATCGGGTTGATGGATGCGACTGCTTTGAGCCAGTCTGGCATTGAGTTGATCGGGAATAGTGCATTGCTTGCGAAGAGTAGCGGCAGGTTTAGGAGGTTCATTACCGCCATTTGGCTTTCCCAGCTTGTGGATCTTAGCGCTATGCTGAGGAAGATGGCTGAGAGTCCTAGGGATAGTAGGAACAGGGCTGCGAAGACTCCGAGCGCATTGATTATTGTGACTTCTGGACCGAGGTTTAACCCTAGTAGCAGCGCTACGCCTAGGATGATTGCGGCTTGAACTAGGGAGCGGATTATGCTGCTGAAAACCTTTGACATGATGATTGATCCTCGTGCGACGGGTGTAGTGAGCACCTTGTTGAGGAAGCCTAAGCGTCTATCCCACACTATTGACATACCGCTGGTCATTGATGTGAAGAGAACGATGAATGAGAGCATCCCGACAGCCATGAAGGAGAAGTAATCTGATGTTCCGAAGGTCTTCTCCATGATCTGGCTACCTATGTTAGGTAAGACTCGGCTTAGCTGTTGACTGATCTCTGGGGGAAAATTGCCTGTGATTGCGCTAGGGTTCGAGAATAAGGCTCCTATGTTCATCGCGCGGCCGAACAGAGCCATCCAGAGAATCGGCTGAATAATCGACATGAGTAGGAGAACCGGTACCTTGTACCATTTCTTCAGCTCCCTGTTAGTAAGCGCCCAGAGGCCGTGAAACGTGCTGCGAGAGGCTGCTTCTTCTTTCTTCACTACGCTCTCGCCCTCCTCATCGTGATACGTTGCTTCCAGACCCCTGTGCCACCCTCCTCCTGCCGCATCGACTTGCCTGTGTATTCCAAGTAGGCGTCGTCAAGCGAGGGTTTCGTCAGAGATACTCTAGTGACCTTTCCACCAAGCCGCTTAGCAGTATCGATTACACTGGGGATTACCTCCTCCCCTTCTCTCGCTTTAATCCGGTACTTCTTTCCCTCTTCAAGCCGGACGTCTATGATTTCAGGCATCCGTCTCAGCTCTTCAGTTAGGTTTGATCCTCCGCTGACTTCAAGCTCAATCACATCTCCTCCGAGGCTGTTCTTCAGATCCTTCGGGGTTCCGATCCTGACGATTTTACCTAAATCGATGATTGCGATGCGGTCGCAGAGACTATCTGCCTCCTCAAGATAGTGAGTGGTCAGAAAAAGCGACATCCCATACTCCTTCTTCAAGGTTCGAATATAATCCCAAGTCGCCTGCCTAGTTTGAATGTCTAGACCTAAGGTAGGCTCGTCGAGGAAGAGGAGCTTCGGATGGTTCACGAGGCCACAGGCTAACTCCAGCCTTCTCCTCATTCCACCGGAGTAAGTCTTAACCTTCCTATCCTTAGCCTCTTCTAGCTTCACCAGCGCAAAAAGTTCCTTCGCCCGCTCCTTCGCAACACTCCGGTTGATTCCATAGAGATCCGCGCAGAGGATAAGGTTCTCGTAACCGGTCAGATCTTCATCAGCGGTGTATTCTTGGGGAACTACACCTATCGATCTGCGAACCTCAGCTGAGTTCTTCACGATGTCGTGGCCGCCGACGGTGGCTCGGCCTTCAGTGGGCTTCAGCATCGTGGTCAACATGTTGATTGTAGTAGTCTTACCTGCGCCGTTGGGCCCGAGGAAGCCGAAGATTTCGCCTTCCTCAACTGAGAAGGTTACTTGATTTACTGCAGTTAGATTATCAAACCTTTTAGTCAGGCCCTCTGTTTCAATTATATTTGTCATTAGATGGACTCGCCTCCGTTCTGTTTGGTATCGTTACTCGTTTCCAGCGACTCGATTTTCTTGTCGATCCAGAGAATCTCTCGTTGAAGATTCAGTTGAAGCTCCCTAAGGAATGAGGCTTTCTCAGCTTTACTCATCTTTTCCGTATCCATGATTTGCTTCCATACTTGAAAATGCATCTTCGTTGACTGAACCATCATTTCGCCAAGTGCTTTAGGATCAGCGATATCAAGCATAAGGGGTCGCAGCGCCTGCCATTTACTGGCGGCCTTCTCAAACATCGATTTTACGTCACTTACCTTTTTAACGCCTTTGTCGGTGATGCCGTAGATCTTCTGGCCTCTACTAGGAATCTCGCCAACCATCCTGATGTATCCTAGCTCCTTGAGTTGGTCAAGAATAGGGTAAATCGATCCGGCTCCGGGTCTCCAAGCTCCCCCGGTCTTCTCCTCAATTTCCTTGAGGAGATCGTACCCAGTCGCCTCATTCTCGCTGAGGCGTTTGAGGGTATAGTACTTCAAAAGCCCTCTTGGCCCGCTTTGCGGTTCAAGCCATTTGCCGTGTTTTCCAGATGGCTTAGCTTTGTGTTCCATCTGTGTGATTCAGGTTACACGGATGATATATAGGTTCCGATATAGTTTTCACCATATCGTTTTTAAAAAGCTGGTCTCGGCGGTTCAAGGGTTTGACTTAATTTGACAGGGACACCTAGTTTCAACAATCTAAATCGCGTAATTCAACGGCTTTACATACCAATAATCATAGTTTGGCTAGTAGTAGTTCTTCTGTCTGCCGTGATGTTGCCGCTTTTCCTAGGATCTGTTTCCTACAATATCTCAGAGTCGAAGTCTCTGTCACCAGCTAACTCCAAAGCCAGCCAAGCTCAACGTATTCTAGACGCGCAGTTCCCTACAAGGACGAATCAGACTGCAGATCATGTCATTCTCGTTATTCAGAGCAAAGGCGGTGACGTTTACTCTGCTAATCTTCGAGGAAGCATACTGGCTCTGAACAAGACACTTAACACCGACGCCTCAGTGGAAAACTTCACCGGCGTAACAAGCATCTACTCCACCGCGCGCGGAGTGCTCCTCTCCTCACTGCCAAGTCTAGCTAACCAGACGAGAAACCTTGATGACACTGTAAAGATGATTAACAGCAAATTATACGAGACACAGGCTAACCTGACCTCAACTCACTCAGCGTTGTTCCAGCTGGAAAAAGGGGTCAACCAAACCGCCCAACTAGTCTACGGTATTCCAATGATGTACACCTCCATCTGGGTGAAAATAGCTTCTCAGGGTGTCACAAACCCTTACGTTGTGAATCAGCAGGCCAACCTAACCGTTCTTCAGATGACGAACTCGTTCGGCGGCAACCAGCTCTCACTGGGCTACTACTCAACCTTCGCCAAGATGTGGAACGCCAGCTTCAGGAATCCTGCTATTACGAACCCTCTTGAACGTGCACAGTACGCGTCCAACCTAACTGCCCTGTCATTTGCTCAGAGCGCCCCAATCGATAGTCAAACTAAGGGGCTCATCATCTCGGTTGCAAGAGGCTTGAATGTCACTACTTGGAACCGCGGTGAAGCAATCAGGGATTTAACGCTCAGCACCATCGAGGCGCAGATGCCTAAAAGCGGAACCTCAGCCAATCAGGCATCCTCTAGAAGCCTTCTGCTTGGGCTTTACAATCTTTCACCGAACCCAAGCAAACAGGCTATTGCAAACATGACGATAAGCCTCTTCACGAAGCAGCTGACCGAACAGTACCCGACGCTTCTCTCCGCAATATCCGGCGGTGGTCTCGGTGTCTCTACAAACGATTTCATCGTCTCCATCTACAATTTGGGTGAGAAACCCAGTAGTGAAGCGTCTTTGAAGCTGGCTTCAAGCCTTACTGCCAACGCGACCAGTAACTCCCTATCAGGGTCGCCGCTTCTCACAATCAGCAAGTCTTCGCTACTCTCAACCCTGCAGAGCCTTAATGGTGGAAACAACACCGAAGATGTTGTCGAAAGCATCGTCGCAAACCATTCCTTCGGCGACTACCCGTTGGTTCCTTCAGACAAGGTTACGAAGAACTTTGTTAGCCGAGACAATAAAACAATGATTGTGATACTAAGCTTCAAGGAGGTGCCGAGCAACTCAACTCTCAACGCCATAAGAAGCAGCATCGAACAGTCAAACCTGAGCAAAAGCGCTGAAACCTACGTAACAGGCGGCAGCGTCTTCTCAAAAGACATGTCTCAAGTCTTCGAATCAGCTCATATGATGACTGTCTTAGCCGGAGTCGGAATCTCAATTATCATAGCAGCAATACTGTTCCGCTCACCTATCGCAGCGATACTGCCCTTAATGATAGCCGGCGGCTCAATTATAACCTCTTACGCTGCAATCTATCTGATAATCGTTGTAATAGCTCATGAGACCATCTCATTCCTCACTCCGATCCTAGTTACGTTACTTATGCTCGGCCTCGGAGTTGACTACTCCGTGATTCTGCTTAGGCGGACAAGAGCCGAGAGAGAAGAAGGTAAAACCAAGAGCGAGAGCATAGCCCTATCGACCACTTGGGGCGGCCAAGCAGTTATCACAGCAGGCTTAGCCGTAATTATCTCTTACATAGTGATGGCAGTAGCTCGGGTTCCTCTGTTCAGCGATATTGGGAGCGCCATAGCCATAGGTGTCTCGGTATTGCTCGTCACAGCCGTCACACTTGTTCCTGCAGTGGAGATGCTTTTGGGTGACCGGCTTTTCTGGCCCGGGCTAAAGATTGATCACGGCGGCAAACGGAAGCGTCGTAGTCTTTTGTTGAAGACCTCCGAGTTTACTCTTAGACGAAAGCTACCGATAGCCATCGGTATCGGTGTAATAGCGCTAGGTGCGCTCTATGTGGCGCAGACCACTCCCACAGGAATGGACTTTTCAAGGCTGCTCCCGAACTTCCCCAGCAACCAAGGAATAACGATGATTTCGAAGAACATGGACAGCGGCGCCATCTCCCCCACAAACGTGATAGTCACGCTGCCTACACCGATCATCTACGGACAGAACGAGTTTAACAAGACGCTGATGGATACGGTCGAGCGGATAAGCGTAGCGATTCGCAGCGCACACGGTGTCTCCAGCGTCTCAAGCACAGCTTGGCCGTTCGGCGAACCCTTCAACTACACCTCGCTCTCCACTTTATCTGAGTCAGTCCAGTCCCAATATTTGAAGCAGATTATGCAGACTGTCGGTAAGGATAACAAGACTGTGTTGATCACTGTCGGTTTCTCAACGGGTCCTTTTGAGAGCCAGTCAGCCTCATCTCTTCTCAACGCGCAGTCTGCGGTAGACGAGTTGAACCTGCCGCAGAACGTTAAGGTGTATCACGGCGGAACAGTTCAGTCCCTCTACGACAGCCAAGTCTTCCTAGGGGATGTTTTCCCGCAGGTGATTGTAATGCTCGTAATCGCGGTGTATGTTCTGCTGTTCGTCCAGCTTAGATCAGCCTTTACACCTCTGCGTCTCATCTACACTATACTGGTAAGCGTCACTGTAGCGTTAGCCGTGACCTACCTGCTGTTCTACCAACTGTTCACCCTCCCTATACTGAACTTCGTGCCACTGTTCGTAGTGGTGACAATGCTGGGCGTAGGCATAGACTACGACATCTTCCTCGTCACAAGAAT
This window harbors:
- a CDS encoding DUF5752 family protein; protein product: MRRSEPAKQSEPKEKAAKILSDVPPNKGFYFHLGVNNYTGHHAQNLAQFSQLLGTVDPRAVEFHLARKDFENWVRSLGDNALSLQLAKLRRKKGLSGEQLRSETHRIVEKRLHALEKEAAQ
- a CDS encoding Vps62-related protein; amino-acid sequence: MSSRRYTLNSKARWCSAGLCLLLLLPAIILTSGLSSVPPAAAQGVSQTQNSDYVLATRFAPVLRFTSGEKFYPTSVDYIISNSIVKQRNRGQLLPTIIDPAPTPSTLGKYTTTELFLDNKLGSFEKIAADYAAKAKSIGYYAYVHTLKSSSSTVIQYWLFYAYNNGPMNDHQGDIEVIEVFLDSSGNPLQVLLSQHGSGENAVWSNVDKIDTHPEVYVAQGSHANYFRPYQGKVGLENDVVGNDGITIMPSDLKLVILGEKGNHPTDQSWLDFPGRWGYWGTDDEVARGLAGPLGVVFNQDGIRWASPVNYLRNTLTVDSNYFILAWVAANVLLIFAAYTVVRGAWKIVGIVRMRRNGGLMVGKFLKSRGGVGLILGIAAIAITLVALSTPWYSITASSVTGPLAGERPVELMNIDGVNGLQVNMFLGSDSESSSGYRSLFSTQIPFATVIGAGIVMLALDVIGVKSGKKMGRKFMVGAVTSLIPFVLIYVFISSLPSITPLASQLSGAQNIPIEAVQTIQDVSSSPISGTAQQIFPTVGVTTLRWGFGLGAYLFIIAAVLRIIAGFMMRSSPELQQETPAPSTASPVQPTPTQPAPKQQTAPTTEADEEATAGRYCYNCGNRLRSSAKFCPKCGADQI
- a CDS encoding cupredoxin domain-containing protein, whose protein sequence is MRISFYLLVGLTLGLAVGAALEYSWIQPEVYRFEVRNAELANETHTIRTQYSELLSKYENLSKIGNLTKETSASIVSAMKSDVKVIDVNATQWAFKPNIIEVNRGDIVMLRISSSTEKDPNYKEHGFSIPDYNIETSLPAGRVTTIVFLADKAGEFYFGCSVVCGTGHYDMFGKLVVRS
- a CDS encoding PadR family transcriptional regulator — translated: MEHKAKPSGKHGKWLEPQSGPRGLLKYYTLKRLSENEATGYDLLKEIEEKTGGAWRPGAGSIYPILDQLKELGYIRMVGEIPSRGQKIYGITDKGVKKVSDVKSMFEKAASKWQALRPLMLDIADPKALGEMMVQSTKMHFQVWKQIMDTEKMSKAEKASFLRELQLNLQREILWIDKKIESLETSNDTKQNGGESI
- a CDS encoding ArsA family ATPase, producing the protein MRLIAYTGKGGVGKSVISSVTGLRSAQLGYKTLVMSSDPSHTLSDVFEVSVSGDETKVNENLWVVHIDPVEEGMKHYSTLMDYVVELFKARDVDETIAYELANFPGSTGAAALLKAFEYQSKDTFQVIVMDMVPSGEALRLLYMPFLISRFSRRIMRLISPAAKLGKMVEPMTGIPAPTSEIIDKQVELLEMMDKVRGMLTNFETTSLRLVMNPDNFSIANAKRTYMQSSLYGVNTDLAIINKLMPQEVQDPYFKKWKEIQRSYTSQVKADLAPLPVKTVPLYAEELQGMEGLKRAAKDLFGDEDPTKVYHQGQPLKLVQKENGLEMIVSAKLAKKEGLQVERIGDELIIHLKTDSGNVKILTPLPAITFKYSLKGAKLINGNLHVFFGE
- a CDS encoding ATP-binding cassette domain-containing protein gives rise to the protein MTNIIETEGLTKRFDNLTAVNQVTFSVEEGEIFGFLGPNGAGKTTTINMLTTMLKPTEGRATVGGHDIVKNSAEVRRSIGVVPQEYTADEDLTGYENLILCADLYGINRSVAKERAKELFALVKLEEAKDRKVKTYSGGMRRRLELACGLVNHPKLLFLDEPTLGLDIQTRQATWDYIRTLKKEYGMSLFLTTHYLEEADSLCDRIAIIDLGKIVRIGTPKDLKNSLGGDVIELEVSGGSNLTEELRRMPEIIDVRLEEGKKYRIKAREGEEVIPSVIDTAKRLGGKVTRVSLTKPSLDDAYLEYTGKSMRQEEGGTGVWKQRITMRRARA
- a CDS encoding PLP-dependent cysteine synthase family protein; the protein is MIVANSIIELIGNTPMVKLNKLVGSDDATLYAKLEWYNIGGSIKDRMAKYLIEYAESAGKMDKDRTILEATSGNTGIALAMIAASKGHKIALVMPESVSIERRKIIKAYGAELILSPAAQGTGGAVELKMKMLEENPDKYIDVDQFKDPANILAHYQTTGKEILDQTCGKVDMIVVGVGTAGTGVGVSMRVKQYNKNIQVVGVLPKLGVSIQGLRNPGELNPTQLFRKDSFDEIVEISKEEMPTILDAARRVAKEEGLFVGMSAGAILHVALQKAKDLGAGKVVVAVLPDNGDKYLSTPLFDL
- a CDS encoding ABC transporter permease; this encodes MKKEEAASRSTFHGLWALTNRELKKWYKVPVLLLMSIIQPILWMALFGRAMNIGALFSNPSAITGNFPPEISQQLSRVLPNIGSQIMEKTFGTSDYFSFMAVGMLSFIVLFTSMTSGMSIVWDRRLGFLNKVLTTPVARGSIIMSKVFSSIIRSLVQAAIILGVALLLGLNLGPEVTIINALGVFAALFLLSLGLSAIFLSIALRSTSWESQMAVMNLLNLPLLFASNALFPINSMPDWLKAVASINPISYGTDAARQLLLYHPDMSRLMLDYAFLGGFAAIFATVGIILSWRFLSK